Below is a window of Lodderomyces elongisporus chromosome 3, complete sequence DNA.
CCCATTGTTCTCAGAAATCAGCAACGTAgatttttgtatatattggGGAAACAGGTCCAATACTAACTGCTTAATTACTTCCTGATTGATGGgaagttcttttttctgtAAAGTATCGTGTATTTCGAGGATATATTTTGCTTGAAATTCACTAGGCAACTTACCCAATGCTGACCAAAACAACTCACAATTAAAAATAGTACTAAAGGAAAGCAGCACAAGCAAAGATAGTCGATAAATTTCTAAGTCGTCAATCTGGTGGCTTAAAGGTAGCATGAGTTGGGCAAATGAATCTTCATTTAAAGGATTGATTGCAGTTGTTTGAATAAAGAGCAATACGAACAGTCTAGCTGGTAGACTCTTGTCAATTGCAGCATTAAGGAGCTCCGCCGCTGGTGCATTTACAACTTCGGTCATATTCAGATGTCTTTTAGCTTGCAATGTATACTCTCAAAATTACTGGCTTGACTTAATATGTTCGTTACTTTAGTGGGTTGAGACATAtttatagtttttttttttgtaggGGGAGAGTTGCCGCACGAGTCCACATTTGGTTCGAGTTCCAGTTCTAGTTCCAGTTCTAGTTCCTGTTCTAGTTTCAGTTCCTGTTCTCGTTACAGCTATTgtcattgttattgttgaaaagCGAGAGAGAaccagaaataaataaaaaaaaaaaaaaaaacagaacaaaGATCGAGAACTCCTAAACTCCAAAACCCTACCGAACAGGTTTCCCTTCATGTACAGTACcaaatcaaacaatttaaaaacaaatatatcaCACAactataaaaaaatatataaatataaaacaaaacaccaccattattaatattattacCCTAAAACATAATACAAGCACAAGCAATATAATCGAATAACCAAACAAGAACAgcaataaaaaacaaaaacaaaaaaaacaaaaaaaaacaaaaaaaaaacgtaaaattacaactcaaccttcttgttttccaaaaaaaaaaattagaatagaataaaaagCCAATGATTTTAAAAATCCCCCATATTCCAAATAAATATTCCACACTGAATAagttaaaaattaaataaaaaaaagacaaaaaaaatgcaaattgtaaaaagtaataaaaacactgatgaagaaaagaacttAATTGTAGCAAATGAAGATTGAATAAGTCCGAATTAGAATGAATAAGAATGAACTATAATAAACAAGTCTTTGTGAAGCTTTGTGAAGCTTTGTGAAGCCTTGTGAGATAAGTGGGAACAGGAAATGTTGCTTGTTACCAAATTTTCGAGCCACTAATGCCTAAGGTAGTACTGGATGCTGTTTGACCACCGCCTACCCCTGCTCCTCCGACACTGATCTTTGTACTTTCATTTACGCTTCTCGCCCAAATAGATGAGCTAGTTCCATTGCTAGCTGATGCCCCATTCCAAATATTGCTACTACCGGAATAAAGCGATGGGGATCCAACGAGGAGGTTTGCtgttgatggtgatgttgAAAAGTTGCTGCTCTGaatattgttattattgtgattgtttctgctgttgctgccgttgttgttgttgttgttattgtcaTTAATTGAGttttttgatgatgaagacaACAATAAAGTGGGTGGTGAATTTCTCACAAACCTATTTTGGGAACCTTGAAGTGCACTTGGAGAACCATCAAAAACTGCTGGATACCCTGGTGGTGAATTAGAAGCGGAAGATGAGCTGTTGCTTGCCGAATAACTACCGGAATTGGTACCTGTAATCGTGCTCATACTTATGCTATGACCCGTGGTCCTTGGTGGTCTAAAAAAAGTTTCTTCACCATGGTTCATGTCCAATTTGGCAAGACCAAGATGAAGACTGTTTGATTCCAAGTCTCCAAAAACTTGTGGTGGTGGCTGTGAGTATACAGCACCAACCAGCTGAAAGTTCTGAGCACCATGATCATACTCCAGGCCAGAAAGGTATTGTCTTCTTCCACCTTGTGCCAGAACGGGTGTCTGGTAGCGATAGTTGACCAGCCCACggctctgttgctgctgttgttgctgttgctgctgctgttgttgttgttgctgctgctgttgttgttgttgctgctgctgttgctgtttcagttgctgctgttgttgcattTGCGCCAATGCtgcttgttgttgcaacaaGTATGCctgctgttgctggtgCTGAAGTGCTGCGGCAGCGGCAACCGCAGCCAAAGCATACCTgttttgttgctgttgttgttgatgctgttgttgctgcatGTAATACTGGTTATTATGATTATGGCGATTCGTGGAATTGCTAGCCTGAGAGTTTGCTCTGTAATAACTCCCATTATTAGAGTGTTGAtggtgctgctgctgctgttgttgttgttgttgttgttgttgttgttgttgttggttgttgtgACCCTGGTTGTGAAATCTATTCTGATTCTTGTTTTGgctttgagtttgagtatGTTGTTTATATTGACTTTGTTGactttgttgattttgttggttttgttgattttgactCTTGGATTTCAATTGCCGGAGGTTTTCAATACGTTCCAACTGGCTGCTAAATGGCACTGTGTTATAcatcttcctcctcctctgctgctgctgttgttgctgctgctcgTCTGTGCTGCCTGCTTCTAAAGATGACATCTTataaaatattttttaattttctccACTAATATTGATAAATTAATTGTACAGTTCGTAAACAAATAAGTCTTCCCTAAATATGAAGTTCAATCCTCCTTGAAAAtgataaacaaataaagaaaaagaaaaagaaaaattgtatGCCGTATTACAGATTGTAAAGTTGAACTGAAGATGGCTGTTGATCTAATCAATGTCGTCTTTATAGTTATTCTCACTTCTGCAGCTGCTATCGCTGTTGTTTATGGACTTGCAgtgatctttttttttttcaagaataCAACCAAATGAATAATATGACCTTTATGGTGCCGTTTGTTTGTCGatttttttgcaagttaaacaaaaaattatatatgaatatatatatatatatatatataaagaaaaagtaacaAGGTGGATGACCGTCGTGAATGGATTACACTTTCTCTGTCtgacaaaataaaaaagtgGAAAGGTTcaagatatatataatttaaTACATATACCTACACTGACTGTTGTCCAACCTATGTTACGTGGTGCTTCTTGCAAAAATATACTTTGAAATATTCCCTAGTGGTGGTCAATGCTGGGATATGTCAACAAGTGAAAATAACGTGGAAACTTTTTCTGGAAACATTCTCCGtcttaaattttttgatttttttttctctctctctctcttgtttttttgttctaaatatttttattattattataatatTACATAATATTAAATAACATTTTCTTTCGCTTCTCTACCAAAATAATTGCTTACGTAATAtgaaaactttttgaaGTGGGGGAGGGGGCGGGAGGATATAAACAATTGACAAAAATGGTGAAGCTTTCACTTTTTCCACTACATTTTCTTCAAcgttttatatatatagatatggTGAAATGATAAAAAGCCATAATCACCAAATGAATCACTGGAAACATAATATTTATATCAATATACTGAGCAaatggaaaggaaaatagagaaataaagattCAGGGAGTGAGGGTGAGATAGAGAAATAGTATCTGTGTTTGTTCATGTGTTTATCTATGTGTTTTATAaccttttctctctctttttttttactccttctttttctttttgacaAGGTTGTTACTTCAATACTTAAGAGCTATCTGTTTTCACGCTATTATTTAGTTGCCATGGAGGAATACCAGCGCTTTTAATCTTTTCCTTGATCTCATCTTCAGAAGCAGcagtttgttgttgttgagaagCAGCTTTTTGCCATGAAGGAATTCCAATcacttcttcatttttaaaGTCTTCTGGCTCTGCTCCTTTCTCCTCCTGCTTCAATTCTTGCTCCTTATGCTTTATTTGCCACGAAGGTATACCTGCTGCAGTTACATTGCCTTCAGTGACATTCTTACTACGTGTACGTTCAGTCGTAGGTCTAGCATCCGAGGTAGCATTTGATTCCAAAGTAGTAGGAATAATCGGAGAACTAGTGGCAGACGTAGAATTAGAATCAGCGTTGGCGCCAGTGTTTGTACCATTTGCAGCTGCAGGATTCTTGGCGGCTTCAGTTTTGGCTCTTGccttttttaaaatctcACTAGCAGAAGGAATTGATGATACTGGTGCAAGGTTTCGTGCATTGGGTCCACTGCCACTAGCATTGGCCTGGTTCTCTGCTCTCACCTTgatcaaatttttcaagcTTTGCAATTCATCATTTAAGCCCAGTAGCTCATCATTAATATTCTCTTTACTTAATCTCATGTTCTTTTCGACAGAGTTACTCAAATTATCAATCTCAAGTTTCATAAGCCTCAAATCATCATCgaatttcaatttgtcCTTATTGTATTTTGTGAGGAAATCGTTGATGTTTTCAATCACTGTGTCTATGTCcttcaatttctcatcGTTGGCCTCTTTAatctcttcttgttctttgctTAGTTGTTCTAAAATCTTGTCAATCTTGATAAATTCCTCGTTTATGGTTTGCTTGTCTTGCTCAACAGATGATTGGCTTGGAGGTAAAATGGAAGGCACCAAATAGCGAGAAATCACCTGATAAAGTCCATATGTTACACCAGCAGTAGCGGTAGCCATGATAAAGTAATCTTTCCATGATCTTTCCGGAACTGGAGGTGGTAAATTATAATAGTCAAGAGGTAGTTGTTGCGcagaagatgaaggagaAGCTCTAGCACTATCAATCGAAGTAGATGGCGTAGTAGCAGCATGGGTCGTACCAGAAGAGgatgctgttcctgttcctgttcTTGTTCCTGTTCCTGCAGCGTGGGATGGATCATTAGCACGTTTCATAGCCTCTTCAATTTCCACTTGATCTAACCCCTTAGATTCTAGAAACTCAATCTTTTTCGCCAAGGGCGAAGTTGCCACATTGGGATCCTGCAAAAACGCAACAGCGCTATTAATTAGTTCATCATTCATTGTCTTGGATATTTGATGATGGTAAGAGGAGTTGATGGtattattttgttcttgttagtgctgttgttcttgttgttattgttgttgttgttcttttttttatatatttttccttctttacATTCTTCTAAACTTGATTTTAATGTTCCCcacttttttgtctttttttttttttttttttttttggcttccAAGATCTTGAGTTTGATTATGTCGTTATTGTTGTCACTGTCATTTGCCCGCATTAATTtgttatgttttttttggatttttgCTCCAGCGGATATTTAATCGCAGACTAAAGTGCATTGTGGTCACATGACTTACCCCCATATAAATATGTTCATACAATATATCGAATAATATATGTTTCATCAATCTTTTCTTATATCTTTACATCTTTTTTGACGTTTATTTCCAACAAAATTTTCTTGAATGTTGCttactttctttatttctttctttattttctatctttctatatatttttgtaCACATACATAGTGAAATGGAGATAGTATTTAAGAGAATAATATGAATTCATTAGCTGCTAGACAACTATATAcaagaataataatgaaaggggaaaaaaaaggtatatttgcattttttttatctgttttttttatctgtttttgattttgattttgattttgattttgattttgattttgataatgttctttatttttgttcttcaatCATATACTATGCAAACCAGTCTTTTACCATCTTACTTTTGATCAACTCTTCGTAAATACACCAACTGATTCCGGCACTGACACCTTTTCTGCCCAATCTCAAACTCAACCCTCTGAACAAGTTCCTCAGTCCTCCGCTTTCATTAATCAATGTCTTGAATGTTCCCCACATCGAAGTACCATTGGTCAATTGCAACCGCGTTTTGATAGCGTCAAATGGTGCTGTAATGGTAGTGCatgttgttgctgccaAAACTGCCGCAGTCGAATTGATTATACTTGCGTGGTGGTCTCCGCCAATCCTCTTCAGGATAAACATTGGTAATATATCATTTTTGAACAGCTCATACGAAAGGACATAGAGACCTGCATATGGACAATCCCGAGCCAAAGTTGCAGTGGATCCTCGAAAGAAATTCTTGATTGAGCCGTGCCGCGGCAGGATCATAGATCCTGTTCCTGTTCTTGATGCCtcagctgttgttgttgttgctgctgctcctGCTCCAATACCATCgcttgttgctgctgccgcCAATGGTGATTGCACTCCTCTTCCACCCTTTTTATCATCCAAGTAGATACCCAGAATACCTTCGTACATTGAGTTGTAATTGTACAAGTTGCTTTCAAACCTCGTCTttataatagtaataggCATAGTGATGTAACCCACGATGGCCCTAGCAACAAACCCTGTTGTCAAATTCTCCATAGGTGTGAGTTTGGGCAACGCTGACGACGACGACTTGAAACTCTGGTCATTTTCTCCGTGTGTACCATGTTGCAATCTGTATGCTGCCCATCCAGATCTCATCTTGGACAAGATGGTAAAATATAACCCAGCGCCTATTGACGTGCGTAGTGTTGAAGGTAATGTACCACGCCATAGATCCTTGATTTTGGTGAGTTTCTTCAACTCTTTTGAAAGTGAGGTTCTCACTTCATGTTTAGTC
It encodes the following:
- the PEX14 gene encoding peroxisomal membrane protein pex14 (BUSCO:EOG092643S6), producing the protein MNDELINSAVAFLQDPNVATSPLAKKIEFLESKGLDQVEIEEAMKRANDPSHAAGTGTRTGTGTASSSGTTHAATTPSTSIDSARASPSSSAQQLPLDYYNLPPPVPERSWKDYFIMATATAGVTYGLYQVISRYLVPSILPPSQSSVEQDKQTINEEFIKIDKILEQLSKEQEEIKEANDEKLKDIDTVIENINDFLTKYNKDKLKFDDDLRLMKLEIDNLSNSVEKNMRLSKENINDELSGLNDELQSLKNLIKVRAENQANASGSGPNARNLAPVSSIPSASEILKKARAKTEAAKNPAAANGTNTGANADSNSTSATSSPIIPTTLESNATSDARPTTERTRSKNVTEGNVTAAGIPSWQIKHKEQELKQEEKGAEPEDFKNEEVIGIPSWQKAASQQQQTAASEDEIKEKIKSAGIPPWQLNNSVKTDSS